Proteins encoded within one genomic window of Streptomyces sp. NBC_01314:
- the rodA gene encoding rod shape-determining protein RodA has translation MTGNSFSVSGYGPQRSGWTRLFARDSLARRLDWPILFSAIALSLIGAACVYSATRNRTELNQGDPYYFLFRHLLNTGIGFALMIGTVWLGHRTLRTAVPILYGISVLLILLVLTPLGATINGAHAWIVVGGGFSLQPSEFVKITIILGMAMLLAARVDAGDKAHPDHRTVVQALGLATVPILIVLLMPDLGSVMVMVVIVLGVLLTSGASNRWVLGLIGTGAMGAIAVWQLGVLDEYQINRFAAFANPELDPAGVGYNTNQARIAIGSGGLLGTGLFKGSQTTGQFVPEQQTDFVFTVAGEELGFLGAGLIILLLGVVLWRACRIARETTELYGTIVAGGIIAWFAFQAFENIGMTLGIMPVAGLPLPFVSYGGSSMFAVWVAVGLLQSIRVERPMSA, from the coding sequence ATGACCGGCAACAGCTTCTCCGTCTCCGGGTACGGGCCCCAACGCTCCGGCTGGACCCGGCTGTTCGCCCGTGACTCGCTCGCCCGCCGGCTCGACTGGCCGATACTGTTCTCGGCCATCGCGCTCTCCCTGATCGGCGCGGCCTGTGTCTACTCGGCGACCCGCAACCGCACGGAACTCAACCAGGGCGACCCGTACTACTTCCTCTTCCGGCACCTGCTCAACACCGGCATCGGCTTCGCCCTGATGATCGGCACGGTCTGGCTCGGCCACCGCACCCTGCGCACGGCCGTACCGATCCTGTACGGCATCTCGGTCCTGCTGATCCTGCTGGTGCTGACCCCGCTGGGCGCGACGATCAACGGCGCCCACGCGTGGATCGTCGTCGGCGGCGGCTTCTCGCTCCAGCCCTCCGAGTTCGTGAAGATCACGATCATCCTGGGCATGGCGATGCTGCTGGCGGCCCGGGTGGACGCGGGCGACAAGGCCCACCCCGACCACCGCACGGTCGTCCAGGCCCTCGGCCTCGCCACCGTCCCGATACTGATCGTCCTACTCATGCCCGACCTCGGCTCGGTCATGGTCATGGTGGTCATCGTGCTGGGTGTCCTGCTCACCTCCGGAGCCTCCAACCGATGGGTCCTCGGCCTCATCGGCACGGGTGCGATGGGCGCGATCGCGGTCTGGCAGCTCGGGGTGCTCGACGAGTACCAGATCAACCGCTTCGCGGCCTTCGCCAACCCCGAGCTCGACCCGGCAGGCGTCGGCTACAACACCAACCAGGCCCGCATCGCCATCGGGTCCGGCGGACTCCTCGGCACCGGGCTGTTCAAGGGTTCGCAGACCACCGGACAGTTCGTGCCCGAGCAGCAGACCGACTTCGTCTTCACGGTGGCGGGGGAGGAACTGGGGTTCTTGGGCGCCGGGCTGATCATCCTGCTGCTCGGTGTCGTCCTGTGGCGGGCGTGCCGGATCGCCCGCGAGACCACCGAGCTGTACGGCACGATCGTCGCCGGCGGCATCATCGCCTGGTTCGCGTTCCAGGCCTTCGAGAACATCGGAATGACCCTCGGCATCATGCCGGTGGCGGGACTGCCACTGCCGTTCGTGTCGTACGGCGGATCGTCGATGTTCGCGGTGTGGGTGGCCGTGGGACTGCTGCAGTCCATCCGAGTGGAGCGCCCGATGTCGGCGTAG
- the mrdA gene encoding penicillin-binding protein 2 → MTNIPETGRTPRVQIRLIIIQILVFSLLGTLGGRLWYLQIREGDAYAKEASGNHVQQVVQPAVRGSILDGRGVPIADNETRLVVSASRTDLLKMDDDGKAVLTKLAGVLDMKSQDVMDKVRLCDSETPQPCWNGSPYQPIPITDEATAKQALQIRERSEDFPGITAEPQAVRRYASPGGSQTAQVLGYLSPVTDEEITKAQDTDSPYLRSDQVGRSGLERQYDKELRGKAGVTRYEVDNLGRVIGEAEADPAQPGANLVTSVDARVQRIAEYELNEAMKEARKQMDRNTGTNYKADSGAVVVMEAKTGRIVAMASNPDYDPNAWVGGISAKDYTKLTGKKSNYPLLNRAIQGQSAPGSIFKVVPTAAAVNAGYSFNGPYECSSSYSIGGQVFKNFESQSHGGISLGKALEVSCDTVFYRLAHEEWKRDGGIKPNKGANDWFYKTAHQFGLGAETGIDLPNEVTGRIPDRQWKQDYWKANKDAWCKYGEKGGTYAEQIAYENCLEGNRMRAGDSVNYSIGQGDTLVTPIQMATIYAAISNGGTLYDPTVGKAVISADGKNVQEIAPKSHGKLPMTKKTRDEIDEALEGVATRGTAAWRFQGWPQDKIAMHAKTGTAEVYGKQTTSWFATYTKDYSIVMTISQGGTGSGASAPAVRKLYNALYGVSEDGKIDKRKALLPTPQKDLPKIESDGSIDSPKLDSYPPKKTKKEAAEDGTRTVAAGPGAQPVPFDGPAAIVSTRGGSGNRAARRSTDRGRRRNDRGRRSTGGGTDHRRNGKGRRASV, encoded by the coding sequence GTGACCAACATCCCGGAGACCGGGCGGACCCCACGTGTCCAGATCCGGCTCATCATCATCCAAATCCTCGTCTTCTCCCTCCTCGGCACCCTCGGTGGCCGCCTCTGGTACCTCCAGATCCGTGAGGGCGACGCCTACGCCAAAGAGGCCTCCGGCAACCACGTCCAGCAGGTCGTGCAGCCCGCCGTGCGCGGCTCGATCCTGGACGGCCGCGGAGTGCCGATCGCCGACAACGAGACCAGGCTGGTCGTCTCCGCCTCCCGCACCGACCTGCTGAAGATGGACGACGACGGCAAGGCCGTCCTCACCAAGCTCGCCGGCGTCCTGGACATGAAGTCCCAGGACGTCATGGACAAGGTCCGCCTCTGCGACTCCGAGACGCCCCAGCCCTGCTGGAACGGCTCCCCCTACCAGCCGATCCCCATCACCGACGAGGCCACCGCCAAGCAGGCCCTGCAGATCCGCGAACGCTCCGAGGACTTCCCCGGCATCACCGCCGAGCCCCAGGCCGTCCGCCGGTACGCCAGCCCCGGCGGCTCCCAGACCGCGCAGGTGCTCGGCTATCTCTCGCCGGTCACCGACGAGGAGATCACCAAGGCCCAGGACACCGACTCGCCGTATCTGCGCTCCGACCAGGTCGGCCGTTCCGGCCTGGAGCGCCAGTACGACAAGGAGCTGCGCGGCAAGGCCGGCGTCACCCGCTACGAGGTCGACAACCTGGGCCGCGTCATCGGTGAGGCCGAGGCCGACCCCGCCCAGCCCGGCGCCAACCTGGTCACCAGCGTCGACGCCCGCGTGCAGCGCATCGCCGAGTACGAACTCAACGAGGCGATGAAGGAAGCACGCAAGCAGATGGACCGCAACACGGGGACGAACTACAAGGCCGACTCCGGTGCCGTCGTCGTGATGGAGGCCAAGACCGGCCGCATCGTCGCCATGGCCTCCAACCCGGACTACGACCCGAACGCCTGGGTCGGCGGCATCTCCGCCAAGGACTACACAAAGCTCACCGGCAAGAAGTCCAACTACCCTCTGCTGAACCGCGCGATCCAGGGCCAGTCGGCACCCGGCTCCATCTTCAAGGTGGTCCCGACCGCCGCCGCGGTGAACGCCGGCTACTCCTTCAACGGCCCCTACGAATGCTCCAGCTCGTACTCGATCGGTGGCCAGGTCTTCAAGAACTTCGAGTCCCAGAGCCACGGCGGGATCAGCCTCGGCAAGGCGCTGGAGGTCTCCTGCGACACCGTCTTCTACCGCCTCGCCCACGAGGAGTGGAAGCGCGACGGCGGCATCAAGCCCAACAAGGGCGCCAACGACTGGTTCTACAAGACCGCCCACCAGTTCGGCCTCGGCGCCGAGACCGGCATCGACCTGCCGAACGAGGTCACCGGCCGTATCCCCGACCGCCAGTGGAAGCAGGACTACTGGAAGGCCAACAAGGACGCCTGGTGCAAGTACGGCGAGAAGGGCGGCACCTACGCCGAGCAGATCGCGTACGAGAACTGCCTCGAAGGCAACCGCATGCGCGCCGGTGACTCCGTCAACTACTCCATCGGCCAGGGCGACACCCTCGTCACCCCCATCCAGATGGCCACCATCTACGCGGCCATCTCCAACGGCGGCACCCTCTACGACCCCACCGTCGGCAAGGCCGTCATCAGCGCCGACGGCAAGAACGTGCAGGAGATCGCGCCCAAGTCGCACGGCAAGCTGCCGATGACGAAGAAGACCCGCGACGAGATAGACGAAGCCCTTGAGGGAGTCGCGACCCGTGGTACGGCCGCCTGGCGCTTCCAGGGCTGGCCGCAGGACAAGATCGCGATGCACGCCAAGACGGGTACGGCCGAGGTCTACGGCAAGCAGACGACCTCCTGGTTCGCCACGTACACCAAGGACTACTCGATCGTCATGACGATCTCCCAGGGTGGTACGGGATCCGGCGCCTCGGCCCCCGCCGTGCGCAAGTTGTACAACGCGCTGTACGGCGTCTCCGAGGACGGCAAGATCGACAAGAGGAAGGCGCTGCTGCCCACCCCGCAGAAGGACCTGCCGAAGATCGAGTCCGACGGCTCGATCGACAGCCCGAAGCTGGACTCCTACCCGCCGAAGAAGACCAAGAAGGAGGCCGCGGAGGACGGCACCCGGACCGTCGCCGCGGGGCCGGGCGCCCAGCCGGTGCCCTTCGACGGCCCGGCGGCGATCGTCAGCACGCGCGGCGGCAGCGGCAACCGCGCCGCACGCCGAAGCACGGACCGCGGCCGACGGCGTAACGACCGCGGCCGACGGAGTACGGGCGGCGGCACAGACCACCGCAGGAACGGCAAGGGGCGGAGGGCGTCCGTATGA
- the mreD gene encoding rod shape-determining protein MreD → MRFNRMLLSTTLVIVALVIQVSVLARLHLPGAVPDLVLLTVLGLALVYGHVGGALIGFGAGLLSDLAPPADHAAGRYALVLCVIGYLAGLAKPETGRLKSATGPMAVVVVAALGATLLYAGVGALVGDDAARHVGLSSLLFTAALYDLLLAPFVVPGVMALARRAENDPLAETNSAGKASDVSSGWLSSGTGLRIGNQRGGLRIKVARSRMAKAGRIKGVKRL, encoded by the coding sequence ATGCGCTTCAACCGGATGCTGCTCTCCACCACCCTGGTGATCGTCGCCCTGGTGATCCAGGTGAGCGTTCTCGCCAGACTCCATCTACCGGGCGCCGTCCCGGACCTGGTGCTCCTCACCGTGCTCGGCCTCGCCCTGGTCTACGGCCATGTCGGCGGCGCCCTCATCGGCTTCGGCGCCGGGCTGCTGTCCGACCTCGCGCCCCCCGCCGACCACGCGGCCGGGCGGTACGCCCTGGTCCTCTGCGTCATCGGCTACCTCGCGGGGCTCGCCAAGCCCGAGACAGGCCGGCTCAAGTCGGCGACCGGACCGATGGCCGTGGTCGTCGTCGCCGCGCTCGGCGCGACGCTCCTCTACGCCGGGGTAGGCGCTCTCGTCGGCGACGACGCGGCCCGCCATGTCGGCCTGTCCAGCCTGCTGTTCACCGCCGCGCTCTACGACCTGCTGCTCGCGCCCTTCGTCGTCCCCGGCGTCATGGCGCTCGCCCGGCGCGCCGAGAACGACCCGCTCGCCGAGACCAACAGCGCCGGCAAGGCGTCCGACGTCTCCTCCGGCTGGCTCTCCTCCGGCACCGGCCTGCGCATCGGCAACCAGCGCGGCGGACTCCGTATCAAGGTGGCGCGGTCACGGATGGCCAAGGCGGGACGCATCAAGGGGGTGAAGCGGCTGTGA
- the mreC gene encoding rod shape-determining protein MreC, translating into MRDTRESRLLLVLLVAVAFALITVDIRGGEDSPVDGARHGAATVFGPIEDGVSTAVDPIGNAISAVRDSGSRHDRLAALEKENAELKASLGSDDRNRSRVGQLDKMLKTAANGQYGIKGAEVIAIGAAQGFSWTVTIDIGTDDGITRDMTVLNGDGLVGRVTTVGPKTATVLLANDPDFTVGTRMEATDELGFASGQGDRPLRVELLNGKAKVKAGDRLVTFGSQADKPFVPGVPVGLVSRVDPSGGDLTRTIYVRPFVAFTQLDIVGVVVQPPRKDPRDTVLPNKPKATPTPTVTVTVTPGADEPGEGADGQPQEQ; encoded by the coding sequence GTGAGGGACACACGAGAGAGCCGGCTGCTCCTGGTGCTGCTGGTCGCCGTCGCGTTCGCGCTGATCACGGTGGACATCCGCGGCGGGGAGGACTCACCGGTCGACGGTGCCCGACATGGCGCGGCCACCGTCTTCGGCCCTATCGAGGACGGCGTGTCGACCGCCGTCGACCCGATCGGCAACGCCATAAGCGCCGTCCGTGACTCCGGCTCCCGCCACGACCGCCTCGCCGCGCTGGAGAAGGAGAACGCCGAACTGAAGGCGTCCCTCGGCAGCGACGACCGCAACCGCAGCAGAGTCGGACAACTCGACAAGATGCTGAAGACCGCCGCGAACGGCCAGTACGGCATCAAGGGCGCCGAGGTCATCGCCATAGGAGCCGCCCAGGGCTTCTCCTGGACCGTCACCATCGACATCGGCACCGACGACGGCATCACCCGCGACATGACCGTCCTCAACGGCGACGGGCTCGTCGGCCGCGTCACCACCGTCGGACCGAAGACCGCGACCGTGCTCCTCGCCAACGACCCCGACTTCACCGTCGGCACCCGCATGGAGGCCACCGACGAACTCGGCTTCGCCTCCGGCCAGGGCGACCGTCCGCTGCGCGTCGAACTCCTCAACGGCAAGGCCAAGGTGAAGGCGGGCGACCGCCTCGTCACCTTCGGCTCGCAGGCCGACAAGCCGTTCGTACCCGGCGTCCCGGTCGGCCTCGTCTCCCGCGTCGACCCCTCCGGCGGCGACCTCACCCGCACGATCTACGTCAGGCCGTTCGTGGCCTTCACCCAGCTCGACATCGTCGGCGTCGTCGTCCAGCCGCCCCGCAAGGACCCGCGCGACACCGTCCTGCCGAACAAACCGAAGGCCACGCCCACCCCGACCGTGACGGTGACGGTCACCCCGGGCGCGGACGAACCCGGCGAAGGCGCCGACGGACAGCCGCAAGAGCAGTAG